The following are encoded together in the Leuconostoc mesenteroides subsp. mesenteroides ATCC 8293 genome:
- the glyQ gene encoding glycine--tRNA ligase subunit alpha, with amino-acid sequence MTNEKLSLQDIILTLQQYWAKQGANLMQAYDNEVGAGTQSPYTFLRANGPEPWNAAYVQPSRRPADGRYGDNPNRLFQHHQFQVVMKPSPENIQELYLGSLEALGIKALEHDIRFVEDNWENPSMGAAGIGWEVWLDGMEVTQFTYFQQVGGIEVDSVTAEVTYGLERLASYIQNVPTVYDLEWGNGVLYGDIFKEPEFEHSKYAFEESNQDMLLRHFEEFEAEATRLLDLGLVHPAYDYILKSSHTFNLLDARGTVSVTERAGYLHRIRTMARKVSKVFIEERAKLGFPLLKDQTLRDKYLGKNGKYTKENA; translated from the coding sequence ATGACAAACGAAAAACTATCATTACAAGATATTATCTTGACCCTACAACAATATTGGGCTAAACAAGGCGCAAACTTAATGCAAGCATATGACAATGAAGTTGGGGCCGGAACACAGTCGCCATATACATTTTTACGTGCTAATGGCCCTGAGCCTTGGAACGCTGCTTATGTTCAACCTTCTCGTCGTCCAGCTGATGGCCGCTATGGCGATAATCCAAACCGTTTGTTTCAACATCATCAGTTTCAAGTAGTGATGAAGCCTTCCCCTGAAAACATTCAAGAGCTTTACCTAGGTTCTTTAGAAGCTTTGGGTATTAAAGCATTAGAACATGATATACGTTTCGTTGAAGATAACTGGGAAAACCCTTCCATGGGTGCTGCAGGAATTGGTTGGGAAGTTTGGCTGGATGGTATGGAAGTGACACAGTTTACTTATTTCCAGCAAGTTGGTGGGATTGAAGTAGATTCTGTGACAGCAGAAGTGACTTATGGTCTAGAACGATTAGCATCATACATTCAAAATGTACCAACGGTTTATGATCTTGAATGGGGTAATGGTGTGTTATACGGTGATATTTTCAAAGAACCAGAATTCGAGCATTCGAAATACGCTTTTGAAGAATCTAACCAAGATATGTTGTTGCGCCACTTTGAAGAATTTGAAGCAGAAGCAACTCGTTTGTTAGATTTGGGCTTGGTACATCCGGCTTATGACTATATTTTGAAATCATCACATACATTTAATCTATTAGATGCACGTGGTACGGTTTCGGTCACAGAACGAGCTGGTTATTTACATCGTATTCGTACAATGGCTCGCAAAGTATCGAAAGTATTTATTGAAGAACGAGCTAAGCTTGGTTTTCCTTTGCTAAAAGATCAGACATTACGGGATAAGTATCTTGGTAAAAACGGTAAATACACCAAAGAAAATGCCTGA
- a CDS encoding DUF805 domain-containing protein, whose product MRYWREAFDFHSGAYRLDFWWVHIVNTFIFASILFVSIIFLNSWSLATKLSGTFSILITIPNLSLFIRRLRDTGFPVQTIMFVLMSPSLLGVSFGILASFRLVILAPIAFLIYFGWLIYLVSRRSAYWTPTLSKKQKSFYAALISAVMILTACFQIAALKHITHEFRAAAQKYIQEQRQVNENRGKSASSSYSTKNGSMSSSTQETDDNTPEASSASSIPEKEVTELPDDSETTAYRGLTEDTIGDATFGFFKVHGTWEQDTASLQWLQSQQNVMILTSTQGQGFGVDFASFSFKKITGQSDVSLDQVDNVQASRIDGTYQDTTSDSIKAMTYLEWHMPDGHIRVVYLIAPSRSLLNLIVKTLSESFRAT is encoded by the coding sequence TTGAGATATTGGCGGGAAGCATTTGATTTTCATAGTGGTGCGTATCGATTGGATTTTTGGTGGGTTCATATCGTGAATACATTTATTTTTGCATCTATTTTATTTGTATCAATTATTTTTTTAAATTCTTGGTCGTTAGCAACCAAGTTATCTGGAACATTCAGTATCTTAATAACTATTCCAAACTTATCCTTATTTATTAGGCGATTACGAGATACCGGATTTCCAGTACAGACAATTATGTTTGTACTGATGAGCCCGTCACTTTTAGGAGTGAGTTTTGGCATTTTAGCCAGTTTTCGTTTAGTTATTTTGGCGCCAATTGCATTTTTAATATATTTCGGTTGGCTCATTTACTTGGTTTCAAGGCGTTCAGCTTATTGGACACCGACTTTAAGTAAAAAGCAAAAATCATTTTATGCAGCTTTAATTAGCGCTGTAATGATTTTAACTGCTTGTTTTCAGATTGCTGCTTTAAAGCATATCACACATGAATTTAGAGCTGCTGCGCAAAAGTATATTCAGGAACAGCGGCAGGTTAATGAAAATCGAGGTAAGTCCGCGTCATCAAGTTATTCTACTAAAAATGGTTCTATGAGCTCGTCAACCCAAGAGACAGATGATAACACACCAGAAGCCAGCTCAGCATCTTCGATACCTGAAAAAGAAGTTACTGAACTTCCAGACGATTCTGAGACGACAGCATACAGAGGATTAACAGAAGATACAATAGGAGATGCAACATTTGGTTTCTTTAAGGTCCATGGGACTTGGGAACAAGATACAGCTTCTTTGCAGTGGTTGCAGTCACAACAAAACGTAATGATTTTAACCAGCACTCAAGGTCAGGGATTTGGTGTTGATTTTGCTAGTTTTAGTTTTAAAAAAATTACGGGACAAAGTGATGTTTCATTAGATCAAGTCGACAATGTACAAGCCTCTCGAATTGATGGTACCTACCAAGATACTACCTCTGACAGTATTAAGGCTATGACTTATTTAGAGTGGCATATGCCAGATGGTCATATCCGAGTTGTGTACTTAATTGCGCCATCAAGATCATTGCTTAATTTAATTGTTAAAACATTGTCAGAAAGTTTTCGAGCAACTTAA
- the frr gene encoding ribosome recycling factor translates to MTFDLTNAKERMKGAQEALQRELANIRTGRANPNILNRVEVEYYGAMTPLNQVASISVPEARILLITPFDKSALEAIVHAINVSDLGLNPASDGNIVRLAIPQMTEERRKELAKEVKAEAEKAKVSVRNVRRDIMDDIKKDKDMPEDDARKAEDQTQKLTDENIKAIDEIAAEKEKELLTI, encoded by the coding sequence ATGACTTTTGATTTAACTAATGCTAAAGAGCGTATGAAGGGGGCACAAGAGGCACTTCAACGTGAATTAGCCAACATCCGTACAGGTCGTGCGAATCCCAATATTTTGAATCGCGTCGAAGTTGAATATTATGGGGCAATGACACCATTGAACCAAGTGGCTTCAATTTCAGTACCGGAAGCACGAATATTGCTAATTACGCCGTTTGATAAAAGTGCCTTGGAAGCAATTGTACATGCAATTAACGTGTCCGATCTTGGTTTGAATCCTGCTTCTGACGGAAATATTGTGCGCTTGGCGATTCCACAAATGACAGAAGAACGTCGTAAAGAACTTGCTAAAGAAGTGAAGGCTGAAGCTGAAAAAGCTAAAGTTTCAGTTCGTAATGTTCGTCGTGATATTATGGATGATATTAAAAAAGACAAAGACATGCCTGAAGATGATGCCCGCAAGGCCGAAGATCAGACACAAAAGTTGACTGATGAAAACATTAAAGCAATTGATGAAATAGCAGCTGAAAAAGAAAAAGAATTGTTAACAATTTGA
- the pyrH gene encoding UMP kinase: protein MTDIKYKRVLMKLSGEALAGDKGQGIDLETVSAIAEELKDVHDLGTQIAIVVGGGNLWRGEPASKIGMERSRADYTGMLGTTMNALVLQDSLERAGVQTRVQTAITMQQIAEPYIRGRAIRHLEKGRIVIFAAGTGSPYFSTDTTAALRANEINADAILMGKNGVDGIYDSDPNKNANAVKFTELTHLDILQKGLKVMDSTASSLSMDNNMPLVVFNLNTPGNLKRVVLGEAIGTTVTGEK from the coding sequence ATGACTGATATTAAGTACAAACGCGTTTTGATGAAGCTCTCTGGTGAAGCATTGGCAGGGGACAAAGGTCAAGGCATCGATCTTGAGACTGTTTCTGCAATTGCTGAAGAGCTAAAAGATGTCCATGACCTAGGTACTCAAATTGCCATTGTTGTTGGCGGTGGAAACTTGTGGCGTGGAGAGCCAGCATCAAAAATTGGTATGGAACGGTCTCGTGCTGATTATACTGGCATGCTTGGTACAACAATGAATGCTCTAGTTTTGCAAGATTCATTGGAACGCGCTGGTGTCCAAACACGTGTGCAAACTGCTATTACAATGCAGCAGATTGCTGAACCTTACATACGTGGTCGTGCGATTCGTCATCTAGAAAAGGGACGAATTGTCATTTTTGCAGCAGGTACAGGTTCTCCGTATTTCTCTACAGATACGACGGCAGCCTTGCGTGCAAACGAAATTAATGCTGATGCCATCTTAATGGGTAAAAATGGCGTTGATGGTATTTATGACTCAGATCCAAATAAAAATGCTAATGCGGTGAAGTTTACGGAATTAACTCACCTTGACATTTTGCAAAAAGGTTTGAAAGTAATGGATTCGACAGCAAGCTCACTATCTATGGATAATAATATGCCATTGGTGGTGTTTAACCTTAACACACCAGGTAACTTGAAACGAGTTGTGCTTGGTGAAGCCATCGGAACAACAGTAACAGGAGAAAAATAA
- the tsf gene encoding translation elongation factor Ts, protein MAITAAQVKELRDKTSVGMMDAKKALVEADGDLDKAIDLLREKGMAKAAKKGDRVAAEGMTAVAVKGNRAAIIELNSETDFVAGNAEFNELLNAVANTIVEFAPADVEAALALEVQEGQTLNDKIIGTTQITGEKITLRRFSVVEKSDSENFGSYSHLAGSISALVVVDGASEEAAKDIAMHVAAIAPQFVSDDQVPADVIAKEKEVQLASEDLNGKPDNIKERMVEGRIKKFLAEISLLDQPFVKNGDQTVAQFISSQNGSVKSFVRYQVGDGIEKQVTDLAEEVAKQLG, encoded by the coding sequence ATGGCAATTACTGCTGCACAAGTAAAGGAATTACGTGATAAGACATCTGTTGGAATGATGGATGCTAAAAAAGCATTGGTTGAAGCTGATGGCGATCTAGACAAGGCAATTGATTTATTGCGTGAAAAGGGTATGGCAAAGGCCGCTAAAAAGGGTGATCGTGTCGCTGCCGAAGGCATGACAGCTGTTGCCGTTAAGGGTAACCGCGCTGCAATCATTGAATTAAACTCAGAAACTGACTTCGTGGCTGGTAACGCTGAATTTAACGAATTGCTAAACGCAGTTGCCAACACAATCGTCGAATTTGCGCCTGCTGACGTTGAAGCTGCTTTGGCACTTGAAGTTCAAGAAGGTCAAACTTTGAACGACAAAATTATCGGAACAACTCAAATTACTGGTGAAAAGATTACTTTGCGTCGTTTCTCAGTAGTAGAAAAGTCAGATTCAGAAAACTTTGGTTCATATTCTCACTTGGCAGGCTCAATTTCAGCTTTGGTTGTTGTTGATGGTGCTTCAGAAGAAGCTGCCAAGGATATCGCAATGCATGTTGCTGCTATTGCACCACAATTTGTATCTGATGATCAAGTACCTGCTGATGTTATTGCTAAGGAAAAGGAAGTGCAATTAGCTTCTGAAGATTTGAATGGTAAGCCTGATAACATTAAGGAACGCATGGTCGAAGGACGTATCAAGAAGTTCTTGGCTGAAATTTCTTTGTTGGATCAACCATTTGTTAAAAATGGCGACCAAACAGTTGCACAATTCATTTCTTCACAAAATGGATCAGTTAAGTCATTTGTTCGTTACCAAGTTGGTGATGGCATTGAAAAGCAAGTCACTGATTTAGCTGAAGAAGTTGCTAAGCAACTTGGTTAA
- the rpsB gene encoding 30S ribosomal protein S2, whose translation MAVISMKELLEAGVHFGHQTRRWDPKMDEYIFTERNGIHIIDLQKTVKLVDEAYNFIRNASTDGANVLFVGTKKQASDAIAEEATRAGQYYINHRWLGGTLTNWNTIKTRIQRLKDLQTMAEDGTFEQLPKKEVVLLNKQREKLEKFLGGIQDMPGLPDVLFVVDPKKEEIAVKEANMLNIPVVAMIDTNANPDVVDVKIPANDDAIRAVRLITSKIADAVIEGRQGQDSAPEDAFVEGDENTESIEEIANIVEEGNN comes from the coding sequence ATGGCAGTTATTTCAATGAAAGAACTCCTCGAAGCAGGAGTACACTTCGGTCACCAAACACGTCGTTGGGACCCAAAGATGGACGAATATATCTTTACAGAACGTAATGGTATTCACATCATCGATTTACAAAAGACAGTTAAGTTAGTTGACGAAGCTTATAACTTTATTCGTAACGCTTCTACTGATGGCGCTAACGTATTATTCGTTGGTACAAAGAAACAAGCTTCTGATGCGATTGCTGAAGAAGCAACACGTGCTGGCCAATACTATATCAACCATCGTTGGTTGGGTGGTACATTGACAAACTGGAACACTATCAAGACACGTATCCAACGTTTGAAGGATTTGCAAACAATGGCCGAAGACGGTACATTTGAGCAATTGCCTAAAAAAGAAGTTGTTTTGTTGAACAAGCAACGTGAAAAGTTGGAAAAGTTCTTAGGTGGTATTCAAGACATGCCTGGCTTGCCAGATGTATTGTTTGTTGTTGATCCAAAGAAGGAAGAAATTGCCGTCAAGGAAGCAAACATGTTGAATATCCCAGTTGTAGCTATGATCGATACAAATGCTAACCCAGATGTAGTCGATGTTAAGATTCCTGCTAACGATGATGCTATTCGTGCCGTACGTTTGATCACATCAAAGATTGCCGATGCTGTTATTGAAGGTCGTCAAGGCCAAGATTCAGCACCTGAAGATGCATTCGTTGAAGGTGACGAAAACACAGAATCAATCGAAGAAATTGCTAACATCGTTGAAGAAGGCAATAACTAA
- a CDS encoding GIY-YIG nuclease family protein: protein MKYYYFYVLYTADGYFYGGFTDNVQRRLATHESGKGAKFTRVKSRHPLKLIHYEEFQTKSEALKAEANFKKLTRINKEKYLLVHHVIKIW from the coding sequence ATGAAGTATTATTATTTTTATGTTTTATATACAGCGGATGGTTATTTTTATGGTGGATTCACGGATAACGTACAACGTCGTCTAGCGACACATGAGTCTGGTAAAGGGGCTAAGTTTACCCGCGTAAAGTCGCGGCATCCATTAAAATTGATTCACTATGAAGAGTTCCAGACAAAGAGCGAAGCGTTAAAAGCAGAGGCAAATTTTAAGAAATTAACACGAATTAACAAGGAAAAGTATTTATTAGTACACCACGTAATCAAAATTTGGTAA
- a CDS encoding tRNA1(Val) (adenine(37)-N6)-methyltransferase, whose product MTQPFLKANERIDGLPSQNINIIQNPDMFSYSLDAILLAHFADVKGKGKGLSVDLGSGTGAVGLFYAPKVTGEIKLVEIQPELAEMAQRSIELNNLHERVSVVQADMKDIFNEIKPGSVETILTNPPYFPLTETTKTNIDKHYEIARHELMINLPELAQIANKLLKNNGKVYMVHRPERLADIFAAFAARKLMIKRVQFVYGKANREANMVLIEAIKSGRPGGVRIMPPLIAYTDDNDYTSEVHDILYGKAWHE is encoded by the coding sequence ATGACACAACCATTTCTTAAAGCAAATGAACGTATTGATGGACTTCCATCACAAAATATTAATATCATCCAGAATCCAGACATGTTTTCATATTCCTTAGACGCGATTTTATTAGCACATTTTGCTGATGTAAAAGGAAAAGGTAAAGGGTTATCTGTTGATTTGGGATCAGGTACTGGCGCGGTTGGGCTTTTTTACGCTCCAAAAGTGACTGGGGAAATAAAGTTAGTCGAGATACAACCAGAATTAGCTGAAATGGCACAACGTAGCATTGAACTGAACAATTTACATGAACGTGTTTCAGTCGTTCAGGCTGACATGAAAGATATATTTAATGAAATTAAACCTGGCTCTGTTGAAACTATTCTGACTAATCCACCTTATTTTCCCTTAACTGAGACTACCAAGACTAATATAGATAAACATTATGAAATTGCGCGCCACGAGTTGATGATTAACTTACCTGAACTGGCCCAAATTGCCAATAAACTGCTGAAAAATAATGGTAAGGTCTATATGGTACACCGGCCGGAAAGGCTAGCAGATATATTTGCAGCGTTTGCTGCACGAAAGCTTATGATTAAAAGAGTTCAATTTGTTTATGGAAAGGCAAACCGCGAAGCCAATATGGTTTTAATAGAAGCCATTAAATCTGGCCGACCAGGTGGCGTGCGCATTATGCCACCCCTTATCGCCTATACTGATGACAATGACTATACATCAGAGGTTCACGACATCCTTTATGGTAAAGCGTGGCATGAATGA
- a CDS encoding lysophospholipid acyltransferase family protein codes for MKFYDFLRGIAVALIWAVTGRIKYMNRDRIPQNDNYVLVGPHRTWWDPVWYAVAAYPKHFIFMAKIELFKFKPLAWLIKSAGAFPVDRENVGPSVIKIPVRELKDGKRSLIMFPSGSRHSDDLKSGSILIARMAGKAIVPAVYQGPVKFSQLFKRNNTTVNFGEPIIIDRKDRLNKENIAKYTEQMQAAFQELDAEIDPTWKYVDPKRSEKK; via the coding sequence ATGAAATTCTATGATTTTTTACGCGGCATTGCTGTTGCTTTAATATGGGCAGTTACTGGCCGCATTAAATACATGAATCGCGACAGAATACCCCAAAACGATAACTATGTGCTAGTTGGTCCACACCGCACTTGGTGGGATCCAGTATGGTATGCTGTGGCAGCCTACCCAAAACACTTTATTTTCATGGCAAAAATTGAATTATTTAAATTCAAGCCACTTGCATGGTTAATCAAATCAGCCGGCGCATTCCCAGTTGATCGTGAAAATGTTGGCCCAAGCGTCATCAAAATACCTGTACGCGAATTAAAAGATGGCAAGCGCTCTTTAATAATGTTTCCTTCTGGTTCTAGACACAGTGATGATTTAAAATCAGGTTCCATTCTAATTGCACGAATGGCTGGAAAGGCAATCGTACCAGCTGTATATCAAGGCCCTGTAAAGTTCAGTCAACTTTTCAAACGTAATAATACCACAGTTAATTTTGGTGAGCCAATTATTATTGATCGTAAAGACCGATTGAACAAGGAAAATATTGCTAAATATACTGAGCAGATGCAAGCAGCTTTCCAAGAATTAGATGCTGAGATTGACCCAACTTGGAAATATGTAGATCCAAAACGTTCAGAAAAAAAATAA
- a CDS encoding YneF family protein: MISTWLAILIAVLTLIIGLVGGFFLARNSMKSYLAKNPPISEEMMKSMMMSMGQKPSQKKLNQMMAQMKQQSANSQKK; encoded by the coding sequence ATGATTAGCACATGGCTAGCAATTTTGATTGCAGTGTTAACTTTAATTATTGGTTTGGTCGGTGGCTTTTTCTTGGCACGTAACTCAATGAAGAGTTATCTTGCAAAAAACCCACCTATTTCAGAAGAAATGATGAAATCAATGATGATGTCAATGGGACAAAAACCATCTCAAAAGAAATTGAACCAAATGATGGCTCAGATGAAGCAACAAAGTGCCAATTCGCAAAAAAAATAA
- the lexA gene encoding transcriptional repressor LexA encodes MAITQESKQIQVLRFIHEAQSENGYPPTVREIGEAVGLSSSSTIHGHIERLVKKGYLLKDASKPRARAIEVTDIGLEMLGISTTPGKIPVLGMVTAGTPILAVEEEATEFFPIPDNLMQFDGDLFMLNVHGDSMVNIGILDGDKVIVRKQENADNGDVVVAMNDNNEATVKRFFREADHYRLQPENNSMAPIILQKVSILGKVIGLYRDAIY; translated from the coding sequence ATGGCAATTACACAAGAAAGCAAACAAATTCAAGTGCTTCGATTTATTCATGAAGCACAATCAGAAAATGGTTACCCACCAACCGTCCGAGAAATTGGTGAAGCTGTTGGATTATCATCTTCTTCAACTATTCACGGTCACATCGAACGTCTGGTAAAAAAAGGTTATCTTTTAAAAGATGCTTCTAAACCAAGAGCTCGTGCGATTGAAGTAACCGATATTGGTTTAGAGATGCTTGGGATTTCAACCACACCCGGAAAAATTCCGGTACTTGGAATGGTTACAGCGGGTACACCAATTTTGGCAGTAGAAGAAGAAGCAACTGAATTTTTCCCTATCCCAGATAATTTAATGCAATTTGATGGTGACCTATTCATGCTTAATGTTCATGGTGATTCAATGGTTAACATTGGCATTCTAGATGGAGACAAAGTTATCGTACGTAAGCAAGAGAATGCTGATAATGGTGATGTTGTTGTCGCAATGAATGATAACAATGAAGCGACAGTTAAGCGTTTTTTCCGTGAAGCCGATCATTATCGCTTACAACCTGAAAATAACAGCATGGCGCCAATTATTTTGCAAAAAGTCTCTATTTTAGGAAAAGTAATCGGACTGTATCGCGACGCTATTTATTAA